The following proteins come from a genomic window of Dermacentor albipictus isolate Rhodes 1998 colony chromosome 8, USDA_Dalb.pri_finalv2, whole genome shotgun sequence:
- the LOC139048712 gene encoding uncharacterized protein, whose product MVSLGAPAFGDCLPTVEFMELVHEWFVLHNIKSTTVPWTSGDALRMPFYCAEDERLSWLENHFLMYFTEWKEGISHKMTFLSDETYEALRVTSMSTVLCTKFLLNSGFHFGLTAKFSSDDVESLFSTIRQLNGSNDQTDANAALSSLQKIWVTGIIYASSSANAGSVVGSLGKTSKLFPIPVKATSDSGIKKLLLPHLAALERYPSAPQRSFRASTLAMIAGFLVRAVQDCIACEGCLINLSAQASQSTTTAIIAGMDRGGLPYPALAFVGFVSRLEGAASSVALVLVRGPRPLKKFADLVLPSLTKNPQFVCVKVTTEPHRRALLKLMVHKFMRSFLSNFASDLTEEYAKGKLINAKPKSRKVLKV is encoded by the exons ATGGTCAGTCTTGGAGCTCCTGCCTTCGGCGACTGCCTGCCAACAGTGGAATTCATGGAATTGGTGCACGAATGGTTTGTGCTCCATAATATCAAGAGCACCACTGTCCCCTGGACAAGTGGAGATGCCTTGAGGATGCCATTTTACTGTGCAGAAGACGAGAG ACTTTCATGGCtagaaaaccactttctgatgtaCTTCACGGAATGGAAAGAAGGCATATCACATAAGATGACATTCCTGTCTGACGAGACATATGAGGCACTGAGAGTGACCAGCATGTCGACAGTGCTATGCACAAAGTTCCTCTTAAACTCCGGGTTTCATTTTGGGCTCACAGCTAAGTTCTCAAGTGACGATGTAGAGTCACTATTTTCTACAATACGACAACTGAATGGCTCCAATGACCAAACCGACGCCAACGCAGCCCTATCATCTCTACAGAAAATATGGGTGACTGGAATCATCTACGCGTCATCCAGTGCCAATGCTGGGAGTGTGGTGGGCTCGCTGGGGAAAACATCAAAACTGTTTCCAATTCCTGTGAAGGCCACTTCCGACAGTGGTATCAAGAAGCTTCTGCTCCCACATCTCGCTGCACTGGAGCGCTATCCAA GTGCCCCTCAACGAAGCTTTCGAGCCAGCACACTGGCAATGATTGCTGGCTTCTTAGTCAGAGCCGTGCAAGACTGCATTGCATGTGAGGGCTGTCTCATTAATTTGAGCGCACAAGCCTCTCAGTCTACTACTACTGCCATCATAGCAGGCATGGACCGGGGAGGGCTACCGTACCCTGCCTTGGCTTTCGTAGGGTTCGTCAGCCGCCTGGAAGGTGCTGCATCAAGTGTGGCTCTTGTGCTTGTTAGGGGGCCGAGGCcgcttaagaagtttgcagacctAGTGCTGCCGTCACTTACAAAAAATCCGCAGTTTGTGTGCGTGAAGGTCACCACAGAGCCTCACAGAAGGGCCCTGCTAAAGCTGATGGTCCACAAGTTTATGAGGTCATTTTTGTCCAATTTTGCCTCTGATCTCACAGAAGAGTACGCCAAAGGAAAATTAATTAATGCCAAACCGAAATCACGAAAGGTCCTAAAAGTGTAA